The following are encoded in a window of Megachile rotundata isolate GNS110a chromosome 2, iyMegRotu1, whole genome shotgun sequence genomic DNA:
- the elg1 gene encoding enhanced level of genomic instability 1 isoform X1: MKNITQYFMDTIKANDSLPVHSNSTKKKEIESRKYSKDKYNYTTVEISKKNSGKDTCNMIESSSDIIDRNSNPFKEINIYQTSKQYFSSKLSSTKLQKHVDLSLETNDVLNINKKQIKNDSIHISTDKKRYIKKSKRGENINSDTHVNDMYKSTSTNLLNVQLSDEIKSTHEESNAFQILMSHNNLNQCSTPIKDLTENELNARKPEEHGEQFICSTDRLINEKRKSLKRKISQIENEKIEKIIQNPVKFLKKEEKKDNSMDISVVGQKQASSNLLNYFSKTSVNLTNTNMADISTILVKADVHMSQNSIEHDLHNAVSSNAISSNKRRKTSSLQFSEVDSISVVESEIIDIPNNEKKQKYQELNKGRWSLRIKFQTREDENTSLGEISDGELLSSKSKTKLNTESSKKSKINRGLYSENLQIRDKSNKEISKRINEHTKLKLRKCEQPENLLCNVTIQNDKCERGKFEHVHEITKSDKFKSTLKQNKNFDDCIIVDVKGNSETKSNQECCVISHENNSEKKTTSKLAPIFTKQRKANQKEMSIKQLHAQTNINDNDNKNMNQQINVCSTLSFPLISHITQLNNLDCNEKGNINFLQKVSNKLYIPNLNVKYYKQVVDFSEIKLKKLKNINQSKIEEALTDIEKSCSDVKKMWSVIALTVKRHSHKTVSPKTKSRKNKQVKKIGMTEHIDNENQIENFSWTYKYRPKSTQEVVGNEKAAIKLREWLVGWKLTFINEDSNSGDEFYSSDSSYSKNNKNNQVAVLLGPHGSGKTASVYAVAEEFGYTVLELNASSKRTGKKLLKELEEATKSYQIKKKERVTSLCNLNSDKIIPKKISKNSLILIEDVDIIFEEDEGFISAICQLASNTKRPIVMTCKDVCPHLNKLAPQQSRIFFQSPVGNKVSVLLELISLAETGYRLSSSCITELLQSGDLRKAILQLQYLLLSGPPQMSEQFINFKNSFWQNMQYHVYRPAIKVSKKQKRKVVTGSEPRKNNKISLNDIANKLDNIALLTSLTNVEDSALNLRQLKIQPSLSLVENTALYSMSSIMCSEIAEWIGNKIMYKACEYDERKCQSNIILRKQLNKEVNGALSHITSSLLDHEIIATDYFPSIRTMCRAEEYRANTNYKRGNRYFHYLHNLKPSSLLKPNILTAACKMLCDKTDTDMCINKNINFA; the protein is encoded by the exons ATGAAAAACATAACGCAATATTTTATGGATACTATAAAAGCCAATGATAGTTTACCTGTACATTCTAATAGTACTAAGAAGAAAGAAATTGAATCAAGGAAATATTCTAAAGATAAGTATAATTACACAACAGTTGAAATATCTAAAAAGAATTCAGGAAAAGATACGTGTAATATGATTGAAAGTAGCAGTGATATAATTGATAGAAATAGTAATCCATTTAAGGAGATTAATATATACCAAACATCCAAGCAATATTTTTCATCAAAATTATCGTCAACAAAACTACAGAAACATGTTGATTTATCTCTGGAAACTAATGATGTTCTCaacattaataaaaaacaaatcaAGAATGATTCTATACATATTTCAACTGACAAAAaacgttatataaaaaaatcaaaaagagGAGAAAACATTAACAGTGATACGCATGTAAATGATATGTATAAAAGCACTAGcacaaatttgttaaatgttCAGCTCAGTGACGAAATTAAAAGTACTCATGAAGAATCAAATgcttttcaaattcttatgAGTCATAATAATTTGAATCAGTGTAGTACACCAATAAAAGATTTGACTGAAAATGAACTAAATGCTAGAAAACCAGAAGAACACGGAGAACAATTTATATGTTCAACAGATCGGTTAATAAATGAGAAGAGAAAATctcttaaaagaaaaatttctcaGATAGAAAATGAGAAGATTGagaaaattattcagaatcCTGTAAAGTTTttgaagaaagaagagaagaaagatAATTCTATGGATATCTCAGTTGTAGGTCAAAAACAGGCATCAagtaatttactaaattatttcag CAAAACTTCAGTAAATTTAACAAACACAAATATGGCAGATATATCTACAATCTTAGTAAAAGCTGATGTACATATGTCACAAAACAGTATTGAACATGATTTGCATAATGCAGTTTCAAGCAATGCAATATCatcaaataaaagaagaaaaacatcaagtttacaattttcggAAGTAGACAGTATAAGTGTAGTAGAATCTGAAATCATTGATATTCCTAATAATgaaaaaaaacagaaatatcAAGAATTGAATAAAGGCAGATGGTCATTAcgaattaaatttcaaacacGTGAAGATGAAAATACTTCACTGG GTGAAATCAGTGATGGAGAATTACTTTCATCCAAGAGTAAGACTAAATTAAATACAGAAAGTTCTAAAAAATCTAAGATAAATAGGGGTTTATAttcagaaaatttgcaaataagagATAAAAGTAACAAAGAAATATCTAAAAGAATAAATgaacatacaaaattaaaattgagaaaatgcgAGCAGCCGGAAAACTTACTGTGTAATGTCACTATACAGAATGATAAATGCGAGAGAGGCAAATTTGAACATGTTCATGAAATAACTAAATCTGATAAATTTAAATCAACTTTGAAACAAAATAAGAATTTtgatgactgtattattgttgaTGTAAAAGGTAATAGTGAAACTAAGAGTAACCAAGAATGCTGTGTAATTAGTCATGAAAATAATTCGGAGAAAAAAACAACTAGTAAATTGGCTCCTATATTTACGAAACAACGAAAAGCAAATCAAAAAGAGATGTCAATAAAACAGTTACATGCacaaacaaatataaatgataatgataacaaaAATATGAACCAACAAATAAATGTTTGCAGTACATTATCATTTccacttattagtcatattacacaattaaataatttagattGTAATGAAAaaggtaatattaattttttacaaaaagttagtaataaattgtatattccaaatttaaatgtaaaatattataaacaagTTGTCGATTTTTCTGAGataaagttgaaaaaattaaaaaacattaacCAATCAAAAATTGAAGAGGCATTAACAGATATtgaaaaaagttgttcagatgTAAAGAAAATGTGGAGCGTTATTGCACTTACTGTTAAAAGGCACTCTCATAAAACAGTGTCCCCAAAAACAAAAAGTAGAAAAAATAAACAAGTGAAAAAGATAGGAATGACAGAACATATAGATAATGaaaatcaaattgaaaattttagttgGACTTACAAATACAGACCAAAATCTACCCAGGAAGTAGTTGGAAATGAAAAAGCAGCTATAAAATTAAGAGAATGGTTAGTTGGATGGAAATTAACGTTTATAAACGAAGATAGTAATAGTGGAGATGAATTTTATTCATCTGACAGTAGttattcaaaaaataataaaaataatcaggTGGCTGTACTGTTAGGTCCTCATGGAAGTGGTAAAACTGCAAGTGTATATGCAGTAGCAGAAGAATTTGGCTATAC GGTGTTGGAATTAAATGCCTCATCTAAAAGAACTGGGAAAAAGCTTCTTAAGGAACTAGAGGAAGCAACAAAATcataccaaataaaaaaaaaggaaagagttACTTCTCTTTGCAATTTAAATTCAGACAAAATTATACCaaagaaaatatcaaaaaattccCTTATTCTTATAGAAGATGTTGATATTATATTTGAAGAAGATGAAGGTTTTATTTCTGCTATATGTCAGTTAGCGTCAAATACGAAACGACCAATTGTTATGACGTGTAAAGACGTTTGTCCCCATTTAAATAAATTGGCACCTCAACAAAgtagaattttttttcaaagTCCTGTTGGCAATAAAGTTTCTGTTTTGTTAGAATTAATTTCATTAGCGGAAACTGGTTACAGGCTTTCTTCCAGTTGTATTACA GAATTATTGCAAAGTGGTGATTTACGGAAAGctatattacaattacaatatttgttattatcTGGCCCACCACAAATGTCAGAACAGttcataaatttcaagaattcattTTGGCAGAACATGCAATACCACGTATACAGACCAGCAATTAAAGTAagtaaaaaacaaaaaagaaaagtaGTCACAGGTAGCGAACctagaaaaaataataagattTCATTAAATGATATAGCAAATAAGTTAGATAATATAGCTTTGTTAACATCTTTAACGAACGTAGAAGATTCTGCATTAAATTTAAGGCAGCTAAAAATACAGCCCAGTTTGTCCTTAGTTGAAAATACTGCTTTATATTCAATGAGTAGTATTATGTGTTCAGAGATAGCTGAATGGATAGGCAACAAAATTATGTACAAAGCTTGTGAATACGacgaaagaaaatgtcaaagCAATATCATTTTAaggaaacaattaaataaagaaGTAAATGGAGCATTATCACATATCACGTCATCATTACTCGATCATGAAATTATAGCTACGGACTATTTCCCATCTATTAGAACAATGTGTAGAGCAGAAGAATATAGAGCTAATACGAATTACAAAAGGGGAAATCGATATTTCCATTATCTTCATAATTTAAAACCATCTTCATTGCTTAAGCCGAATATTTTAACAGCAGCATGCAAAATGTTGTGTGATAAAACTGACACTGATatgtgtataaataaaaatattaactttgCGTAG
- the elg1 gene encoding enhanced level of genomic instability 1 isoform X3 gives MKNITQYFMDTIKANDSLPVHSNSTKKKEIESRKYSKDKYNYTTVEISKKNSGKDTCNMIESSSDIIDRNSNPFKEINIYQTSKQYFSSKLSSTKLQKHVDLSLETNDVLNINKKQIKNDSIHISTDKKRYIKKSKRGENINSDTHVNDMYKSTSTNLLNVQLSDEIKSTHEESNAFQILMSHNNLNQCSTPIKDLTENELNARKPEEHGEQFICSTDRLINEKRKSLKRKISQIENEKIEKIIQNPVKFLKKEEKKDNSMDISVVGQKQASSNLLNYFSKTSVNLTNTNMADISTILVKADVHMSQNSIEHDLHNAVSSNAISSNKRRKTSSLQFSEVDSISVVESEIIDIPNNEKKQKYQELNKGRWSLRIKFQTREDENTSLGEISDGELLSSKSKTKLNTESSKKSKINRGLYSENLQIRDKSNKEISKRINEHTKLKLRKCEQPENLLCNVTIQNDKCERGKFEHVHEITKSDKFKSTLKQNKNFDDCIIVDVKGNSETKSNQECCVISHENNSEKKTTSKLAPIFTKQRKANQKEMSIKQLHAQTNINDNDNKNMNQQINVCSTLSFPLISHITQLNNLDCNEKGNINFLQKVSNKLYIPNLNVKYYKQVVDFSEIKLKKLKNINQSKIEEALTDIEKSCSDVKKMWSVIALTVKRHSHKTVSPKTKSRKNKQVKKIGMTEHIDNENQIENFSWTYKYRPKSTQEVVGNEKAAIKLREWLVGWKLTFINEDSNSGDEFYSSDSSYSKNNKNNQVAVLLGPHGSGKTASVYAVAEEFGYTVLELNASSKRTGKKLLKELEEATKSYQIKKKERVTSLCNLNSDKIIPKKISKNSLILIEDVDIIFEEDEGFISAICQLASNTKRPIVMTCKDVCPHLNKLAPQQSRIFFQSPVGNKVSVLLELISLAETGYRLSSSCITELLQSGDLRKAILQLQYLLLSGPPQMSEQFINFKNSFWQNMQYHVYRPAIKETIK, from the exons ATGAAAAACATAACGCAATATTTTATGGATACTATAAAAGCCAATGATAGTTTACCTGTACATTCTAATAGTACTAAGAAGAAAGAAATTGAATCAAGGAAATATTCTAAAGATAAGTATAATTACACAACAGTTGAAATATCTAAAAAGAATTCAGGAAAAGATACGTGTAATATGATTGAAAGTAGCAGTGATATAATTGATAGAAATAGTAATCCATTTAAGGAGATTAATATATACCAAACATCCAAGCAATATTTTTCATCAAAATTATCGTCAACAAAACTACAGAAACATGTTGATTTATCTCTGGAAACTAATGATGTTCTCaacattaataaaaaacaaatcaAGAATGATTCTATACATATTTCAACTGACAAAAaacgttatataaaaaaatcaaaaagagGAGAAAACATTAACAGTGATACGCATGTAAATGATATGTATAAAAGCACTAGcacaaatttgttaaatgttCAGCTCAGTGACGAAATTAAAAGTACTCATGAAGAATCAAATgcttttcaaattcttatgAGTCATAATAATTTGAATCAGTGTAGTACACCAATAAAAGATTTGACTGAAAATGAACTAAATGCTAGAAAACCAGAAGAACACGGAGAACAATTTATATGTTCAACAGATCGGTTAATAAATGAGAAGAGAAAATctcttaaaagaaaaatttctcaGATAGAAAATGAGAAGATTGagaaaattattcagaatcCTGTAAAGTTTttgaagaaagaagagaagaaagatAATTCTATGGATATCTCAGTTGTAGGTCAAAAACAGGCATCAagtaatttactaaattatttcag CAAAACTTCAGTAAATTTAACAAACACAAATATGGCAGATATATCTACAATCTTAGTAAAAGCTGATGTACATATGTCACAAAACAGTATTGAACATGATTTGCATAATGCAGTTTCAAGCAATGCAATATCatcaaataaaagaagaaaaacatcaagtttacaattttcggAAGTAGACAGTATAAGTGTAGTAGAATCTGAAATCATTGATATTCCTAATAATgaaaaaaaacagaaatatcAAGAATTGAATAAAGGCAGATGGTCATTAcgaattaaatttcaaacacGTGAAGATGAAAATACTTCACTGG GTGAAATCAGTGATGGAGAATTACTTTCATCCAAGAGTAAGACTAAATTAAATACAGAAAGTTCTAAAAAATCTAAGATAAATAGGGGTTTATAttcagaaaatttgcaaataagagATAAAAGTAACAAAGAAATATCTAAAAGAATAAATgaacatacaaaattaaaattgagaaaatgcgAGCAGCCGGAAAACTTACTGTGTAATGTCACTATACAGAATGATAAATGCGAGAGAGGCAAATTTGAACATGTTCATGAAATAACTAAATCTGATAAATTTAAATCAACTTTGAAACAAAATAAGAATTTtgatgactgtattattgttgaTGTAAAAGGTAATAGTGAAACTAAGAGTAACCAAGAATGCTGTGTAATTAGTCATGAAAATAATTCGGAGAAAAAAACAACTAGTAAATTGGCTCCTATATTTACGAAACAACGAAAAGCAAATCAAAAAGAGATGTCAATAAAACAGTTACATGCacaaacaaatataaatgataatgataacaaaAATATGAACCAACAAATAAATGTTTGCAGTACATTATCATTTccacttattagtcatattacacaattaaataatttagattGTAATGAAAaaggtaatattaattttttacaaaaagttagtaataaattgtatattccaaatttaaatgtaaaatattataaacaagTTGTCGATTTTTCTGAGataaagttgaaaaaattaaaaaacattaacCAATCAAAAATTGAAGAGGCATTAACAGATATtgaaaaaagttgttcagatgTAAAGAAAATGTGGAGCGTTATTGCACTTACTGTTAAAAGGCACTCTCATAAAACAGTGTCCCCAAAAACAAAAAGTAGAAAAAATAAACAAGTGAAAAAGATAGGAATGACAGAACATATAGATAATGaaaatcaaattgaaaattttagttgGACTTACAAATACAGACCAAAATCTACCCAGGAAGTAGTTGGAAATGAAAAAGCAGCTATAAAATTAAGAGAATGGTTAGTTGGATGGAAATTAACGTTTATAAACGAAGATAGTAATAGTGGAGATGAATTTTATTCATCTGACAGTAGttattcaaaaaataataaaaataatcaggTGGCTGTACTGTTAGGTCCTCATGGAAGTGGTAAAACTGCAAGTGTATATGCAGTAGCAGAAGAATTTGGCTATAC GGTGTTGGAATTAAATGCCTCATCTAAAAGAACTGGGAAAAAGCTTCTTAAGGAACTAGAGGAAGCAACAAAATcataccaaataaaaaaaaaggaaagagttACTTCTCTTTGCAATTTAAATTCAGACAAAATTATACCaaagaaaatatcaaaaaattccCTTATTCTTATAGAAGATGTTGATATTATATTTGAAGAAGATGAAGGTTTTATTTCTGCTATATGTCAGTTAGCGTCAAATACGAAACGACCAATTGTTATGACGTGTAAAGACGTTTGTCCCCATTTAAATAAATTGGCACCTCAACAAAgtagaattttttttcaaagTCCTGTTGGCAATAAAGTTTCTGTTTTGTTAGAATTAATTTCATTAGCGGAAACTGGTTACAGGCTTTCTTCCAGTTGTATTACA GAATTATTGCAAAGTGGTGATTTACGGAAAGctatattacaattacaatatttgttattatcTGGCCCACCACAAATGTCAGAACAGttcataaatttcaagaattcattTTGGCAGAACATGCAATACCACGTATACAGACCAGCAATTAAA gaaacaattaaataa
- the elg1 gene encoding enhanced level of genomic instability 1 isoform X2 — protein sequence MKNITQYFMDTIKANDSLPVHSNSTKKKEIESRKYSKDKYNYTTVEISKKNSGKDTCNMIESSSDIIDRNSNPFKEINIYQTSKQYFSSKLSSTKLQKHVDLSLETNDVLNINKKQIKNDSIHISTDKKRYIKKSKRGENINSDTHVNDMYKSTSTNLLNVQLSDEIKSTHEESNAFQILMSHNNLNQCSTPIKDLTENELNARKPEEHGEQFICSTDRLINEKRKSLKRKISQIENEKIEKIIQNPVKFLKKEEKKDNSMDISVVGQKQASSNLLNYFSKTSVNLTNTNMADISTILVKADVHMSQNSIEHDLHNAVSSNAISSNKRRKTSSLQFSEVDSISVVESEIIDIPNNEKKQKYQELNKGRWSLRIKFQTREDENTSLGEISDGELLSSKSKTKLNTESSKKSKINRGLYSENLQIRDKSNKEISKRINEHTKLKLRKCEQPENLLCNVTIQNDKCERGKFEHVHEITKSDKFKSTLKQNKNFDDCIIVDVKGNSETKSNQECCVISHENNSEKKTTSKLAPIFTKQRKANQKEMSIKQLHAQTNINDNDNKNMNQQINVCSTLSFPLISHITQLNNLDCNEKGNINFLQKVSNKLYIPNLNVKYYKQVVDFSEIKLKKLKNINQSKIEEALTDIEKSCSDVKKMWSVIALTVKRHSHKTVSPKTKSRKNKQVKKIGMTEHIDNENQIENFSWTYKYRPKSTQEVVGNEKAAIKLREWLVGWKLTFINEDSNSGDEFYSSDSSYSKNNKNNQVAVLLGPHGSGKTASVYAVAEEFGYTVLELNASSKRTGKKLLKELEEATKSYQIKKKERVTSLCNLNSDKIIPKKISKNSLILIEDVDIIFEEDEGFISAICQLASNTKRPIVMTCKDVCPHLNKLAPQQSRIFFQSPVGNKVSVLLELISLAETGYRLSSSCITELLQSGDLRKAILQLQYLLLSGPPQMSEQFINFKNSFWQNMQYHVYRPAIKFVVHFSDLYLFHRMTIAYFANKNKGKILYRHSYKILY from the exons ATGAAAAACATAACGCAATATTTTATGGATACTATAAAAGCCAATGATAGTTTACCTGTACATTCTAATAGTACTAAGAAGAAAGAAATTGAATCAAGGAAATATTCTAAAGATAAGTATAATTACACAACAGTTGAAATATCTAAAAAGAATTCAGGAAAAGATACGTGTAATATGATTGAAAGTAGCAGTGATATAATTGATAGAAATAGTAATCCATTTAAGGAGATTAATATATACCAAACATCCAAGCAATATTTTTCATCAAAATTATCGTCAACAAAACTACAGAAACATGTTGATTTATCTCTGGAAACTAATGATGTTCTCaacattaataaaaaacaaatcaAGAATGATTCTATACATATTTCAACTGACAAAAaacgttatataaaaaaatcaaaaagagGAGAAAACATTAACAGTGATACGCATGTAAATGATATGTATAAAAGCACTAGcacaaatttgttaaatgttCAGCTCAGTGACGAAATTAAAAGTACTCATGAAGAATCAAATgcttttcaaattcttatgAGTCATAATAATTTGAATCAGTGTAGTACACCAATAAAAGATTTGACTGAAAATGAACTAAATGCTAGAAAACCAGAAGAACACGGAGAACAATTTATATGTTCAACAGATCGGTTAATAAATGAGAAGAGAAAATctcttaaaagaaaaatttctcaGATAGAAAATGAGAAGATTGagaaaattattcagaatcCTGTAAAGTTTttgaagaaagaagagaagaaagatAATTCTATGGATATCTCAGTTGTAGGTCAAAAACAGGCATCAagtaatttactaaattatttcag CAAAACTTCAGTAAATTTAACAAACACAAATATGGCAGATATATCTACAATCTTAGTAAAAGCTGATGTACATATGTCACAAAACAGTATTGAACATGATTTGCATAATGCAGTTTCAAGCAATGCAATATCatcaaataaaagaagaaaaacatcaagtttacaattttcggAAGTAGACAGTATAAGTGTAGTAGAATCTGAAATCATTGATATTCCTAATAATgaaaaaaaacagaaatatcAAGAATTGAATAAAGGCAGATGGTCATTAcgaattaaatttcaaacacGTGAAGATGAAAATACTTCACTGG GTGAAATCAGTGATGGAGAATTACTTTCATCCAAGAGTAAGACTAAATTAAATACAGAAAGTTCTAAAAAATCTAAGATAAATAGGGGTTTATAttcagaaaatttgcaaataagagATAAAAGTAACAAAGAAATATCTAAAAGAATAAATgaacatacaaaattaaaattgagaaaatgcgAGCAGCCGGAAAACTTACTGTGTAATGTCACTATACAGAATGATAAATGCGAGAGAGGCAAATTTGAACATGTTCATGAAATAACTAAATCTGATAAATTTAAATCAACTTTGAAACAAAATAAGAATTTtgatgactgtattattgttgaTGTAAAAGGTAATAGTGAAACTAAGAGTAACCAAGAATGCTGTGTAATTAGTCATGAAAATAATTCGGAGAAAAAAACAACTAGTAAATTGGCTCCTATATTTACGAAACAACGAAAAGCAAATCAAAAAGAGATGTCAATAAAACAGTTACATGCacaaacaaatataaatgataatgataacaaaAATATGAACCAACAAATAAATGTTTGCAGTACATTATCATTTccacttattagtcatattacacaattaaataatttagattGTAATGAAAaaggtaatattaattttttacaaaaagttagtaataaattgtatattccaaatttaaatgtaaaatattataaacaagTTGTCGATTTTTCTGAGataaagttgaaaaaattaaaaaacattaacCAATCAAAAATTGAAGAGGCATTAACAGATATtgaaaaaagttgttcagatgTAAAGAAAATGTGGAGCGTTATTGCACTTACTGTTAAAAGGCACTCTCATAAAACAGTGTCCCCAAAAACAAAAAGTAGAAAAAATAAACAAGTGAAAAAGATAGGAATGACAGAACATATAGATAATGaaaatcaaattgaaaattttagttgGACTTACAAATACAGACCAAAATCTACCCAGGAAGTAGTTGGAAATGAAAAAGCAGCTATAAAATTAAGAGAATGGTTAGTTGGATGGAAATTAACGTTTATAAACGAAGATAGTAATAGTGGAGATGAATTTTATTCATCTGACAGTAGttattcaaaaaataataaaaataatcaggTGGCTGTACTGTTAGGTCCTCATGGAAGTGGTAAAACTGCAAGTGTATATGCAGTAGCAGAAGAATTTGGCTATAC GGTGTTGGAATTAAATGCCTCATCTAAAAGAACTGGGAAAAAGCTTCTTAAGGAACTAGAGGAAGCAACAAAATcataccaaataaaaaaaaaggaaagagttACTTCTCTTTGCAATTTAAATTCAGACAAAATTATACCaaagaaaatatcaaaaaattccCTTATTCTTATAGAAGATGTTGATATTATATTTGAAGAAGATGAAGGTTTTATTTCTGCTATATGTCAGTTAGCGTCAAATACGAAACGACCAATTGTTATGACGTGTAAAGACGTTTGTCCCCATTTAAATAAATTGGCACCTCAACAAAgtagaattttttttcaaagTCCTGTTGGCAATAAAGTTTCTGTTTTGTTAGAATTAATTTCATTAGCGGAAACTGGTTACAGGCTTTCTTCCAGTTGTATTACA GAATTATTGCAAAGTGGTGATTTACGGAAAGctatattacaattacaatatttgttattatcTGGCCCACCACAAATGTCAGAACAGttcataaatttcaagaattcattTTGGCAGAACATGCAATACCACGTATACAGACCAGCAATTAAA